In Haloterrigena turkmenica DSM 5511, a single genomic region encodes these proteins:
- the fdhF gene encoding formate dehydrogenase subunit alpha, with translation MSSEDPASHVDDVETERRPTAVEKLPSVPNVADPRPSTPLTEQFETGTANDPDVRSGDGKDGMTHLTVDGTPVSVPPGSTIIDAIESVEPADELAALCYYDRDTEQADEIGPRGECRTCTVHTEEHGLVTSCSHPVEEGMTVRTDEDDAAEAREVNLDLQLSDHNLRCTTCGQNGRCELQDTSIEQGVEEPRWGVFEDRDQYEPLDDTSPAIQIDRNKCILCNRCVEACNDVQVEGVLRMEGNGQDTRIAFQNGEDTFDESTCVSCGHCATVCPTGALVEQGLTDAATIPLPGFTQENSIGKVLESPKAETADQTEAPNRDLPYDVGGRGKPEEDLSGVARFMSIARARAGDSKRQMSHTLKEVGDRALEEFEHFSEGIASEAMPAGQLFNVATTIGDARLSRIEKAETTCNYCAVGCRFELYGKDGEVLGVRPAEPDSAPANDFSTCVKGKFGYDYVDADDRLEKPLIRKEDAPDGPVGREGFREATWKEALERVYEGLSEVREEHGSESLSVISSSKTTNEENFLCQKFARQVLGTPHVDNCARLCHSSTVAALQQTVGYGAMTNRINEDIAETDCYLITGSNTTESHPVLATRIKQNVRDGADLIVIDPREMGLAEHADQYIRTTPGEDVAWMNGMMRYIIENDLHDEEFIEERTKHFEKLKEKVEPFTPEKVEELTAVPAEELKQAAETIATADTCIFGWAMGLTQHNTGTRNVMSIANLALLTGNLGKPGAGLSAFRGQNNVQGGGGDMGPAPHTLPGYQDLADEEVLDKFADAWGERPPNEIGLRLPEMFHAINDDELRGMFIMGENPVLSEPDVDNAEEGLENIDFLAMQDIFLTESAEYADVVLPAASAAEKSGTFTNTERRIQRVRPAVDSPGKAKPDQEILIQLARRFGYDWDYDGPAEVMEEINDLVPIYGGVTYERLEEETKGIQWPCFDEDHPGTPYLYEDEFNFEDGKARFVPADYAKPPDMPDEEYPITLSSGRVLYHWHTGTMTRRVGTLMNHVPESFVTIHPEMADQLGIDDQEYVRVQSRQGEIVVKANVEDTSDPGVVFIPMHFPQGAINKLTQHELDPTSFIPQYKVTSVRITPLDVPPEEAANVVSPTPGQLEGQDGDPEDVGGRRADD, from the coding sequence ATGAGCAGCGAGGACCCGGCGAGCCACGTCGACGACGTGGAGACCGAGCGGCGGCCGACCGCCGTCGAGAAACTCCCCTCAGTACCGAACGTCGCCGATCCGCGGCCGAGCACCCCGCTGACCGAACAGTTCGAGACCGGAACCGCCAACGATCCGGACGTCCGCTCCGGAGACGGCAAGGACGGAATGACCCACCTCACGGTCGACGGGACGCCCGTCTCGGTGCCGCCGGGCTCGACGATCATCGACGCGATCGAGTCCGTCGAACCGGCCGACGAGTTGGCCGCGCTCTGTTACTACGACCGCGACACCGAACAGGCCGACGAGATCGGTCCGCGCGGCGAGTGTCGGACCTGCACCGTCCACACCGAGGAGCACGGGCTCGTGACGTCCTGCTCGCACCCCGTCGAGGAGGGGATGACGGTCCGGACCGACGAGGACGACGCGGCCGAGGCCCGCGAGGTCAACCTCGACCTCCAGCTGTCGGACCACAACCTCCGCTGTACGACCTGCGGCCAGAACGGCCGCTGCGAACTGCAGGACACCTCCATCGAGCAAGGCGTCGAGGAGCCCCGTTGGGGCGTCTTCGAGGACCGCGATCAGTACGAGCCGCTCGACGACACCTCGCCGGCCATTCAGATCGACCGCAACAAGTGCATCCTCTGTAACCGCTGCGTCGAGGCCTGCAACGACGTGCAGGTCGAGGGCGTCCTCCGGATGGAGGGCAACGGCCAGGACACCCGCATCGCCTTCCAAAACGGCGAGGACACCTTCGACGAGTCCACCTGCGTCTCCTGTGGCCACTGCGCGACCGTCTGTCCGACCGGCGCCCTGGTCGAGCAGGGACTGACCGACGCTGCGACGATTCCCCTGCCCGGCTTCACCCAGGAGAACTCGATCGGGAAAGTCCTCGAGAGTCCGAAGGCCGAAACGGCCGATCAGACCGAGGCGCCGAACCGGGACCTCCCCTACGACGTGGGCGGGCGAGGGAAGCCCGAGGAGGACCTGTCCGGCGTCGCCCGCTTCATGTCGATCGCGAGAGCGCGCGCCGGGGACTCGAAGCGGCAGATGAGCCATACCCTGAAAGAGGTCGGCGACCGCGCGCTCGAGGAGTTCGAACACTTCTCCGAGGGGATCGCCAGCGAGGCGATGCCGGCCGGTCAGCTGTTCAACGTCGCGACGACGATCGGCGACGCGCGCCTCTCGCGGATCGAGAAGGCCGAGACCACCTGTAACTACTGCGCGGTCGGTTGTCGGTTCGAGCTCTACGGCAAGGACGGCGAGGTGCTCGGCGTCCGACCCGCCGAGCCCGACTCGGCGCCGGCGAACGACTTCTCGACCTGCGTGAAGGGGAAATTCGGCTACGATTACGTCGATGCCGACGACCGACTCGAGAAACCGCTGATCCGGAAGGAGGACGCGCCGGACGGGCCGGTCGGCCGTGAGGGCTTCCGCGAGGCCACGTGGAAGGAAGCGCTCGAGCGCGTCTACGAGGGGCTCTCGGAGGTCCGCGAGGAACACGGCAGCGAGAGCCTCTCGGTCATCTCCTCGTCGAAGACGACCAACGAGGAGAACTTCCTCTGCCAGAAGTTCGCTCGGCAGGTGCTGGGGACGCCCCACGTCGACAACTGCGCGCGGCTCTGTCACTCCTCGACCGTGGCCGCGCTGCAGCAGACGGTCGGTTACGGCGCGATGACCAACCGGATCAACGAGGACATCGCGGAGACCGACTGCTATCTCATCACCGGTTCGAACACGACCGAGTCCCACCCCGTCCTCGCGACGCGGATCAAGCAGAACGTCCGGGACGGCGCCGACCTCATCGTCATCGACCCCCGTGAGATGGGACTGGCCGAGCACGCCGACCAGTACATCCGGACGACGCCCGGCGAGGACGTGGCCTGGATGAACGGGATGATGCGGTACATCATCGAGAACGACCTCCACGACGAGGAGTTCATCGAGGAGCGGACGAAGCACTTCGAGAAGTTGAAAGAGAAGGTCGAGCCGTTCACGCCCGAGAAGGTCGAGGAACTGACGGCCGTCCCCGCCGAGGAACTGAAGCAGGCCGCGGAGACGATCGCCACCGCGGACACCTGCATCTTCGGCTGGGCGATGGGGCTGACCCAGCACAACACCGGCACGCGGAACGTGATGTCGATCGCCAACCTCGCGCTGCTGACGGGCAACCTCGGCAAGCCCGGGGCCGGCCTCTCGGCGTTCCGCGGACAGAACAACGTCCAGGGCGGGGGCGGCGACATGGGACCGGCCCCGCACACGCTCCCGGGATACCAGGACCTCGCCGACGAGGAGGTGCTGGACAAGTTCGCCGACGCGTGGGGAGAGCGCCCGCCCAACGAGATCGGGCTTCGGCTCCCGGAGATGTTCCACGCGATTAACGACGACGAGCTCCGCGGCATGTTCATCATGGGCGAGAATCCCGTCCTCTCGGAACCGGACGTCGACAACGCCGAGGAGGGGCTCGAGAATATCGACTTCCTCGCCATGCAGGACATCTTCCTGACCGAGTCGGCCGAGTACGCCGACGTCGTCCTCCCGGCCGCCTCCGCCGCCGAGAAGTCCGGCACGTTCACGAACACCGAACGGCGCATCCAGCGGGTCCGTCCCGCGGTCGACTCGCCGGGGAAGGCGAAACCCGACCAGGAGATCCTCATCCAGCTCGCTCGACGGTTCGGCTACGACTGGGACTACGACGGTCCGGCCGAGGTGATGGAGGAGATCAACGACCTCGTCCCCATCTACGGCGGCGTCACCTACGAGCGACTCGAGGAGGAGACCAAGGGCATCCAGTGGCCCTGCTTCGACGAGGACCACCCCGGGACCCCCTACCTCTACGAGGACGAGTTCAACTTCGAGGACGGGAAGGCCCGCTTCGTCCCCGCCGACTACGCCAAGCCGCCGGACATGCCCGACGAGGAGTACCCGATCACGCTCTCCTCGGGGCGGGTCCTGTACCACTGGCACACCGGCACGATGACCCGCCGGGTCGGGACGCTCATGAACCACGTCCCCGAGAGCTTCGTGACGATCCACCCCGAGATGGCCGACCAGTTGGGCATCGACGATCAGGAGTACGTCCGCGTCCAGTCCCGGCAGGGCGAGATCGTCGTGAAGGCCAACGTCGAGGACACCTCCGATCCCGGCGTCGTCTTCATACCGATGCACTTCCCGCAGGGGGCGATCAACAAGCTCACCCAGCACGAACTCGACCCGACGTCGTTCATCCCGCAGTACAAGGTGACGAGCGTCCGCATCACGCCGCTCGACGTTCCCCCCGAGGAGGCGGCCAACGTCGTCTCCCCGACGCCCGGCCAGCTCGAGGGCCAGGACGGCGACCCCGAGGACGTCGGCGGTCGGCGGGCTGACGACTGA
- a CDS encoding MaoC family dehydratase has protein sequence MSSNCPDSDATDSTMTPNQHWSSVSKHVVNSYVEANNAVLAAMGLTTSSGAEGPTADGEPEAVEAPIVEVAYSDEAWIMERSTDSYDDLGVGDYVRFTKPIEETDVSAFAQVSGDTNRLHLSDAFATDTQFGGRIAHGTLVAGTISAALARFPGLTIYLSQDLEFQAPVEIGETVTAACEIVEELGDTRYRLHTTVENADGTTVIDGEAVVVIDEQPDD, from the coding sequence ATGAGCAGTAACTGTCCGGACTCCGACGCCACCGACAGCACGATGACGCCGAACCAGCACTGGTCGAGCGTTTCGAAACACGTCGTCAACAGCTACGTGGAAGCGAACAACGCCGTCCTCGCCGCGATGGGGTTGACCACGTCGTCGGGCGCCGAGGGCCCGACGGCGGACGGCGAGCCGGAGGCCGTCGAGGCGCCCATCGTCGAAGTCGCGTACAGCGACGAGGCCTGGATCATGGAGCGGTCGACCGACAGCTACGACGACCTCGGCGTCGGCGACTACGTCCGATTCACGAAGCCGATAGAGGAGACCGACGTCTCCGCGTTCGCGCAGGTCTCGGGCGACACGAATCGCCTGCACCTGTCCGACGCGTTCGCCACCGACACCCAGTTCGGCGGCCGGATCGCCCACGGCACGCTCGTCGCCGGAACGATCAGCGCCGCCCTGGCCCGGTTCCCCGGACTGACGATCTACCTCTCGCAGGACCTCGAGTTCCAGGCGCCCGTCGAGATCGGCGAGACCGTCACTGCCGCCTGCGAGATCGTCGAGGAACTGGGCGACACCCGCTACCGCCTGCACACGACCGTCGAGAACGCCGACGGAACGACGGTTATCGACGGCGAGGCAGTCGTCGTTATCGACGAACAGCCCGACGACTGA
- a CDS encoding LolA family protein, which produces MESRRAAVVLGVFVIVLTSGCVAVAPPTNEPEPEAVFESAFVHSEDLEDVSGEVTVTVNGSNGTSTETLRVAERPYVDYRDEVLESSVPSRVGQQYVSNASTTWWYDPQSEMAQRFEPNESFDSDAVRSDRAEMANESLQQYDLEYQGTEEIADREAHVLAVEAKAEEVERGISLLVGDTEFVYALETDEVPEEPTIVEQQIWVDAEYDYPLKERLVYEGSNGERHEMVYEFETVSFNEGLDDETFTFEPPEGTVVQDLSSE; this is translated from the coding sequence ATGGAATCCCGTCGAGCCGCGGTCGTTCTCGGTGTGTTCGTGATAGTCCTCACGAGCGGTTGCGTCGCCGTCGCACCGCCGACGAACGAACCCGAACCGGAGGCGGTCTTCGAGTCGGCGTTCGTCCACAGCGAGGACCTCGAGGACGTCTCCGGCGAAGTCACGGTGACGGTAAACGGCAGCAACGGCACGAGTACCGAGACGCTTCGCGTCGCCGAACGACCGTACGTCGACTACCGGGACGAAGTCCTCGAGTCGTCGGTCCCCAGCCGGGTGGGACAACAGTACGTCTCGAACGCGTCGACGACGTGGTGGTACGATCCGCAGTCGGAGATGGCACAGCGGTTCGAGCCGAACGAGTCCTTCGACAGCGACGCGGTGCGATCCGATCGCGCCGAGATGGCCAACGAGTCCCTCCAGCAGTACGATCTCGAGTATCAGGGAACCGAAGAGATCGCCGACCGCGAGGCCCACGTGCTCGCGGTCGAAGCGAAAGCGGAGGAGGTCGAACGCGGCATCTCGCTTCTCGTCGGCGATACCGAATTCGTCTACGCACTCGAGACGGACGAGGTACCCGAGGAGCCGACCATCGTCGAACAGCAGATCTGGGTCGACGCCGAGTACGACTACCCGCTGAAGGAACGGCTGGTCTACGAAGGATCCAACGGCGAGCGCCACGAGATGGTCTACGAGTTCGAGACGGTCTCGTTCAACGAGGGGCTCGACGACGAGACGTTCACGTTCGAGCCGCCCGAGGGCACCGTCGTCCAGGATCTCTCGTCGGAGTAG